Proteins encoded together in one Tripterygium wilfordii isolate XIE 37 chromosome 14, ASM1340144v1, whole genome shotgun sequence window:
- the LOC120015052 gene encoding protein CHAPERONE-LIKE PROTEIN OF POR1, chloroplastic isoform X2, giving the protein MTVSGLAGSPSRCCLWTPEPGRQRLKCKQVAALCSFGKFIEKTELPCLRSFWAGSFQRCIPKQTHLISCAMDASYGGDMTNEETGSAAFPRLNVRDPYKRLGISREASEDEIQAARSFLINRYAGHKPSVDAIESAHDKIIMQKFYERRNPKIDVKKKVRAVTQHRVVQAVASRFQSPSTQFIIKTSVAFLVLGALTILFPTEEGPTLQVAISLVATLYFLYDRLKSRIRAFLYGAASFAFSWLFGTFLMVSVIPPLLKGPRSFEVMTSLITYVLLWVSSTYLK; this is encoded by the exons ATGACTGTGTCTGGATTGGCTGGTAGTCCTTCAAGATGTTGTCTCTGGACACCTGAGCCTGGTAGGCAAAGATTAAAGTGTAAGCAAGTTGCGGCGTTGTGTAGTTTTGGAAAATTTATAGAAAAGACCGAGTTACCATGTCTTAGAAG TTTTTGGGCAGGTTCCTTTCAACGATGCATTCCAAAGCAAACTCATTTGATCAGTTGTGCAATGGACGCCTCGTATGGTGGTGATATGACAAATGAAGAAACTG GCTCAGCCGCCTTCCCTCGACTTAATGTAAGGGACCCATATAAGCGGCTTGGAATAAGCAGGGAGGCTTCTGAAGATGAAATTCAAGCTGCAAGGAGTTTCCTTATTAATAGGTATGCAGGGCACAAACCGAGTGTCGATGCAATTGAATCTGCCCATGATAAAATAATCATGCAGAAGTTTTATGAGAGGAGGAACCCAAAAATAGATGTCAAGAAGAAGGTCAGGGCAGTAACTCAGCACCGTGTTGTGCAGGCTGTTGCCAGTAGATTTCAATCTCCATCAACACAGTTCATTATCAAAACTTCAGTTGCATTTCTTGTACTTGGTGCTCTCACTATTCTTTTTCCAACTGAAGAAGGACCAACCCTTCAGGTAGCCATTTCACTGGTGGCTACTTTATATTTCCTATATGATCGACTGAAGAGCAGAATTCGAGCTTTCCTTTATGG CGCTGCAAGTTTTGCTTTCTCATGGCTTTTCGGAACCTTCTTGATGGTATCTGTGATTCCCCCATTGCTTAAAGGACCAAGGAGTTTTGAAGTGATGACTTCATTGATAACTTATGTCTTACTCTGGGTTTCCTCTACTTACCTTAAGTAG
- the LOC120015052 gene encoding protein CHAPERONE-LIKE PROTEIN OF POR1, chloroplastic isoform X3: protein MDASYGGDMTNEETGSAAFPRLNVRDPYKRLGISREASEDEIQAARSFLINRYAGHKPSVDAIESAHDKIIMQKFYERRNPKIDVKKKVRAVTQHRVVQAVASRFQSPSTQFIIKTSVAFLVLGALTILFPTEEGPTLQVAISLVATLYFLYDRLKSRIRAFLYGAASFAFSWLFGTFLMVSVIPPLLKGPRSFEVMTSLITYVLLWVSSTYLK from the exons ATGGACGCCTCGTATGGTGGTGATATGACAAATGAAGAAACTG GCTCAGCCGCCTTCCCTCGACTTAATGTAAGGGACCCATATAAGCGGCTTGGAATAAGCAGGGAGGCTTCTGAAGATGAAATTCAAGCTGCAAGGAGTTTCCTTATTAATAGGTATGCAGGGCACAAACCGAGTGTCGATGCAATTGAATCTGCCCATGATAAAATAATCATGCAGAAGTTTTATGAGAGGAGGAACCCAAAAATAGATGTCAAGAAGAAGGTCAGGGCAGTAACTCAGCACCGTGTTGTGCAGGCTGTTGCCAGTAGATTTCAATCTCCATCAACACAGTTCATTATCAAAACTTCAGTTGCATTTCTTGTACTTGGTGCTCTCACTATTCTTTTTCCAACTGAAGAAGGACCAACCCTTCAGGTAGCCATTTCACTGGTGGCTACTTTATATTTCCTATATGATCGACTGAAGAGCAGAATTCGAGCTTTCCTTTATGG CGCTGCAAGTTTTGCTTTCTCATGGCTTTTCGGAACCTTCTTGATGGTATCTGTGATTCCCCCATTGCTTAAAGGACCAAGGAGTTTTGAAGTGATGACTTCATTGATAACTTATGTCTTACTCTGGGTTTCCTCTACTTACCTTAAGTAG
- the LOC120015052 gene encoding protein CHAPERONE-LIKE PROTEIN OF POR1, chloroplastic isoform X1, producing the protein MTVSGLAGSPSRCCLWTPEPGRQRLKCKQVAALCSFGKFIEKTELPCLRRSFWAGSFQRCIPKQTHLISCAMDASYGGDMTNEETGSAAFPRLNVRDPYKRLGISREASEDEIQAARSFLINRYAGHKPSVDAIESAHDKIIMQKFYERRNPKIDVKKKVRAVTQHRVVQAVASRFQSPSTQFIIKTSVAFLVLGALTILFPTEEGPTLQVAISLVATLYFLYDRLKSRIRAFLYGAASFAFSWLFGTFLMVSVIPPLLKGPRSFEVMTSLITYVLLWVSSTYLK; encoded by the exons ATGACTGTGTCTGGATTGGCTGGTAGTCCTTCAAGATGTTGTCTCTGGACACCTGAGCCTGGTAGGCAAAGATTAAAGTGTAAGCAAGTTGCGGCGTTGTGTAGTTTTGGAAAATTTATAGAAAAGACCGAGTTACCATGTCTTAGAAG AAGTTTTTGGGCAGGTTCCTTTCAACGATGCATTCCAAAGCAAACTCATTTGATCAGTTGTGCAATGGACGCCTCGTATGGTGGTGATATGACAAATGAAGAAACTG GCTCAGCCGCCTTCCCTCGACTTAATGTAAGGGACCCATATAAGCGGCTTGGAATAAGCAGGGAGGCTTCTGAAGATGAAATTCAAGCTGCAAGGAGTTTCCTTATTAATAGGTATGCAGGGCACAAACCGAGTGTCGATGCAATTGAATCTGCCCATGATAAAATAATCATGCAGAAGTTTTATGAGAGGAGGAACCCAAAAATAGATGTCAAGAAGAAGGTCAGGGCAGTAACTCAGCACCGTGTTGTGCAGGCTGTTGCCAGTAGATTTCAATCTCCATCAACACAGTTCATTATCAAAACTTCAGTTGCATTTCTTGTACTTGGTGCTCTCACTATTCTTTTTCCAACTGAAGAAGGACCAACCCTTCAGGTAGCCATTTCACTGGTGGCTACTTTATATTTCCTATATGATCGACTGAAGAGCAGAATTCGAGCTTTCCTTTATGG CGCTGCAAGTTTTGCTTTCTCATGGCTTTTCGGAACCTTCTTGATGGTATCTGTGATTCCCCCATTGCTTAAAGGACCAAGGAGTTTTGAAGTGATGACTTCATTGATAACTTATGTCTTACTCTGGGTTTCCTCTACTTACCTTAAGTAG
- the LOC120014413 gene encoding UPF0183 protein At3g51130-like, with product MMHQQQHHHLQRPRRRCEGTAMGAIVLDLRPGTGIGPFSLGMPICEAFAQIEQQPDIYDVVHVKYFDEEPLKLDIVISFPDHGFHLRFDPWSQRLRLIEIYDIKRLQMRYATSLIGGPSTLATFVAVYALFGPTFPGSYDKDRGVYHLFYPGLSFAFPIPSQYKDCCHDGEAELPLEFPDGTTPVTCRVSIYDSSTDKKVGVGSSMDKATAPPLPSGSFYMEEVHVELGEEIYFSVGGQHIPFGASPQDVWTELGRPCGIHQKQVDQMVIHSASDPRPKTTLCGDYFYNYFTRGLDILFDGQTHKIKKFVLHTNYPGHADFNSYIKCNFVIHGSDVEEVNNFKNKITPSSKWEQVKEILGDCGRAAIQTQGSMNNPFGSTFVYGYQNIAFEVMKNGYVATVTLFQS from the exons atGATGCATCAGCAGCAACACCACCACCTCCAACGACCCCGCCGACGCTGCGAAGGCACGGCCATGGGTGCAATCGTGCTCGATCTCCGTCCAGGAACCGGCATCGGTCCCTTCTCTCTTG GGATGCCAATATGCGAAGCATTTGCTCAAATAGAGCAGCAGCCCGATATCTATGATGTTGTCCACGTGAAGTACTTTGACGAG GAACCTCTTAAACTGGATATCGTTATAAGCTTTCCGGATCATGGTTTTCATCTTCGTTTCGATCCTTGGTCCCAG AGACTACGACTTATCGAAATATATGATATCAAACGGCTCCAAATGCGCTACGCCACTTCCCTCATTGG GGGCCCATCCACTCTTGCTACTTTTGTAGCTGTATATGCACTTTTTGGACCAACATTTCCTGGAAGTTATGACAAAGACAGAGGTGTCTACCATCTATTCTATCCA GGGCTATCCTTTGCATTTCCAATACCCAGCCAGTATAAAGATTGCTGCCATGACGGAGAAG CGGAACTACCTCTAGAGTTTCCGGATGGAACTACTCCTGTTACTTGTCGTGTCTCTATATATGATAGCTCAACAGACAAAAAGGTCGGTGTTGGGTCCTCAATGGATAAGGCAACTGCTCCTCCATTACCTTCTGGAAGCTTTTACATGGAGGAGGTGCATGTTGAG CTTGGTGAGGAAATATATTTTTCGGTTGGGGGCCAGCATATTCCATTTGGTGCTTCTCCACAG GATGTGTGGACTGAACTAGGCCGTCCTTGtggaatccatcaaaagcaG GTAGACCAAATGGTTATTCACTCTGCTTCAGACCCTCGGCCAAAGACAACTCTTTGTGGTGATTACTTTTACAATTACTTTACTCGTGGGCTTGATATCTTATTTGATGGGCAG ACTCATAAAATCAAGAAGTTTGTTTTGCATACTAATTATCCTGGTCACGCGGACTTCAACTCGTACATAAAATGCAATTTTGTCATCCATGGCTCTGACG TTGAGGAAGTAAATAATTTTAAGAATAAGATCACTCCGAGCTCAAAGTGGGAGCAAGTAAAG GAGATTCTTGGGGACTGTGGCCGAGCTGCTATCCAGACACAAGGTTCTATGAACAATCCCTTTGGATCTACTTTTGTCTATGGTTATCAAAATATTGCATTTGAG GTAATGAAGAATGGGTATGTTGCAACTGTAACTCTTTTCCAGTCGTGA